In a genomic window of Variovorax paradoxus:
- the tagF gene encoding type VI secretion system-associated protein TagF, with product MASSPLFASTQLPGWFGKLPGMGDFAHRRLPESFRGVWDAWLQQGLARLRDRHADWTSHYLEAPVWCFVLGPRVAGERGWIGVLMPSVDGVGRYFPFTVAVELEDPLLSGLEGAALVAALRWWGVATQAALEGLELDLDAARFDAALARLFGGAAGSEASSSEGALALPLEGASLWIGDPSVESGLRMVCVGLPMDLQFEALFLGGGE from the coding sequence CTGGCCTCGTCCCCGTTGTTCGCTTCCACGCAATTGCCGGGATGGTTCGGCAAGTTGCCGGGGATGGGGGACTTCGCGCATCGCCGGCTGCCCGAATCGTTTCGGGGGGTGTGGGATGCGTGGCTGCAGCAGGGGCTCGCGCGGCTGCGGGATCGGCATGCGGACTGGACTTCGCATTACCTCGAGGCGCCGGTGTGGTGCTTCGTGCTCGGGCCTCGGGTGGCGGGGGAGCGGGGGTGGATCGGGGTGTTGATGCCTTCGGTCGATGGGGTGGGGCGGTACTTTCCGTTCACCGTGGCTGTGGAGTTGGAAGACCCGCTGCTCTCTGGGCTCGAGGGGGCTGCGTTGGTGGCTGCCTTGCGGTGGTGGGGGGTGGCTACTCAGGCTGCTCTGGAAGGGCTGGAGCTGGATCTGGATGCGGCGCGGTTTGATGCTGCTTTGGCTCGGTTGTTTGGTGGTGCTGCTGGGTCTGAGGCTTCGTCTTCTGAAGGTGCGTTGGCTTTGCCTTTGGAAGGGGCCTCTTTGTGGATTGGGGATCCTTCTGTTGAAAGCGGGCTGCGGATGGTTTGCGTTGGGCTGCCAATGGATTTGCAGTTCGAGGCGCTGTTTCTTGGGGGAGGGGAGTGA